One segment of Paenibacillus sp. FSL R7-0337 DNA contains the following:
- a CDS encoding EAL domain-containing protein: MAFLSKKPLSIIIGFIIVLQLCLFYYYSVSLSREYRAEKADLASQAVTLASNIEERVAIVKGVSSFIQTVGFDADPALIQSYLVTAHAKNTSNVTNIMIAPDGLIRYLYPLEGNSSLLGRSLLLDSSLASPGMIQETLRSRSITVDGPRTLAQGGYGMVIRQAIYKDNSLEGIVSVTVKIDNIINQLVYKDSNIYVTTKDHTFLFGNESSALDRQLTVPVNTYNQHWLMGISLPSHKKWQVLLSVLWIDIAFLLVIAFILYIFWYQSRFNRELERVVSIRTRDLRISKRLYEKLAHYDSLTEIPNRRFFMDEFERLLQSSEPTQTYTLFFFDLNRFKEINDTLGHSTGDQVIKTLAGRLKSGSLPFKLFARTGGDEFVMIFAGLPHTDIPVIAGQISMLISQTLLISGAHLSLSTSIGISLYPEHSQNTDDLLKFADMSMYQAKSQEDVNYFIFDWGLREKLEQKTMIAKYLHSALEREEFVLYYQPQINAITGEMIGIEALIRWNHPEKGLIGPGTFITAVEEAGLMIQLTDWVLREVCRQLCEWRSLGMPLLRTSINISNSWFYNRNLIENLFAVLDEYGLDTGVLEFEITESTALLEEHYPLLQQMRDHGIIVSIDDFGTKYSSLNYLKHFPVNKIKIDRTFITGIGVSSIDETIIKSIVFVASQLGYDLIAEGVETQEQLAFLVQHNCPHIQGFLFFPPLPADEIRKLVS, translated from the coding sequence ATGGCTTTCCTTAGTAAAAAGCCTTTAAGCATCATCATCGGCTTCATCATCGTCCTGCAGCTCTGCCTGTTCTATTACTATTCCGTTTCCCTGTCCCGGGAATATAGAGCCGAGAAAGCGGATCTGGCCTCACAGGCGGTCACGCTGGCCTCGAACATCGAAGAACGGGTGGCCATTGTGAAAGGGGTCAGCTCCTTTATCCAAACTGTCGGCTTCGATGCCGATCCTGCACTCATCCAGAGCTACCTGGTCACCGCACACGCCAAGAACACCAGCAACGTCACGAATATCATGATCGCTCCGGATGGTCTGATCCGCTACCTCTACCCGCTTGAAGGCAATTCGTCACTGCTAGGCAGAAGCCTGCTGCTGGATTCCTCCCTGGCCTCTCCCGGCATGATCCAAGAAACGCTCCGTTCCCGCAGCATTACAGTAGACGGTCCGCGCACACTTGCCCAGGGCGGCTATGGCATGGTGATCCGGCAGGCTATCTATAAGGATAACTCTCTGGAGGGCATCGTCTCCGTCACCGTAAAGATTGATAATATCATTAACCAGCTTGTGTATAAGGATAGTAATATCTACGTCACTACCAAGGATCATACCTTCCTGTTCGGCAATGAATCCAGTGCGTTGGACCGGCAGCTCACCGTTCCCGTCAACACCTACAATCAGCACTGGCTGATGGGGATCTCCCTGCCCTCCCACAAGAAATGGCAGGTGCTGCTCAGCGTGCTGTGGATTGATATTGCTTTTCTGCTGGTGATTGCCTTCATTCTATATATCTTCTGGTATCAGAGCCGCTTCAACCGTGAACTGGAGAGGGTGGTCAGCATCCGGACCAGGGACCTGCGTATTTCCAAGCGCCTCTATGAGAAGCTTGCCCATTACGACAGCCTGACAGAGATCCCCAACCGGCGCTTCTTCATGGATGAATTCGAGCGTCTGCTGCAGAGCTCGGAGCCGACGCAGACCTATACCTTATTCTTTTTCGACCTGAACCGGTTCAAGGAGATTAATGATACTCTCGGACATTCTACAGGGGACCAGGTGATCAAGACCCTGGCCGGACGGCTCAAATCCGGGAGCCTGCCCTTCAAGCTGTTCGCCCGTACCGGCGGAGATGAATTCGTGATGATCTTCGCTGGGCTGCCGCACACGGATATTCCTGTGATCGCCGGTCAGATCAGCATGCTGATCTCACAGACCCTCCTGATCTCGGGAGCACATCTGAGCCTGTCGACCAGTATCGGCATCTCCCTGTACCCCGAACACTCGCAGAATACAGACGATCTGCTGAAATTCGCTGACATGTCTATGTACCAGGCTAAGTCGCAAGAGGACGTCAATTACTTCATCTTCGACTGGGGGCTGCGCGAGAAGCTGGAGCAGAAGACGATGATCGCCAAATACCTGCACTCCGCCCTGGAGCGGGAAGAATTCGTGCTCTACTATCAGCCCCAGATCAACGCCATCACAGGAGAAATGATCGGGATAGAGGCGCTGATCCGCTGGAATCACCCCGAGAAGGGGCTGATTGGACCAGGGACGTTCATCACCGCAGTCGAAGAAGCCGGGCTGATGATCCAGCTGACCGACTGGGTGCTTCGTGAGGTATGCCGCCAGCTGTGCGAGTGGCGCAGCCTGGGGATGCCGCTGCTGCGGACTTCAATTAATATCTCCAACAGCTGGTTCTACAACCGTAACCTGATTGAGAATCTGTTCGCCGTGCTTGACGAGTACGGACTGGATACCGGTGTGCTGGAATTTGAAATTACCGAGAGCACCGCGCTGCTGGAGGAGCATTATCCGTTGCTGCAGCAGATGCGCGATCACGGGATCATCGTCTCCATCGATGATTTCGGCACGAAATATTCTTCGCTCAATTACCTGAAGCATTTTCCCGTGAACAAAATCAAGATTGACCGCACCTTCATCACCGGCATCGGCGTCAGCTCCATTGATGAGACTATCATCAAATCCATCGTCTTCGTCGCCTCCCAGCTTGGCTATGACCTAATTGCCGAAGGGGTCGAGACGCAAGAGCAGCTGGCCTTCCTGGTGCAGCATAATTGCCCGCATATTCAGGGATTCCTGTTCTTCCCTCCGCTGCCTGCCGATGAGATCCGCAAGCTGGTCTCCTGA
- a CDS encoding ABC transporter ATP-binding protein, whose translation MLEINQVNKQYNKGRFALMDINLQLRPGIIGLLGPNGAGKSTLMKIMATISQPTSGKVIWNGMSMQKKPDQLRKMLGYLPQDFGVYSHLNSLEFLEYVAALKGMGGRQMRSRVLEILQLLNLQHDLKRPLRSFSGGMRQRIGIAQALLNDPQLLILDEPTVGLDPEERMHFRSLINGLSEGRIIVLSTHVISDVEAVADQIAILTGGKLAVYSDPAALLVKVQGKVWSVLVSNENYQKEHAGWLISAAIRQEEGVLVRMISESRPFVHAVDVPPSLEEAYLYVRAMQEESIT comes from the coding sequence ATGCTGGAGATAAATCAGGTTAATAAGCAATACAATAAAGGGCGATTTGCCCTGATGGATATCAACTTGCAACTTAGACCAGGTATTATAGGTTTACTAGGTCCGAATGGGGCAGGGAAATCGACACTTATGAAGATTATGGCGACAATTTCACAACCGACATCCGGCAAGGTCATTTGGAACGGAATGAGTATGCAAAAGAAGCCAGATCAACTCCGAAAAATGCTAGGGTATTTACCTCAGGATTTTGGTGTGTACTCCCATTTAAATTCACTGGAGTTCCTTGAATACGTAGCTGCATTAAAAGGTATGGGAGGCCGTCAGATGAGGTCCCGGGTCCTGGAGATTCTTCAACTGCTGAATCTGCAGCATGACTTAAAGCGTCCACTCAGAAGCTTTTCCGGTGGGATGCGCCAGCGGATAGGTATTGCACAGGCCTTGTTGAATGATCCGCAATTACTAATATTAGACGAGCCGACTGTTGGTCTAGACCCGGAAGAGAGGATGCACTTTCGTAGCTTAATTAATGGCTTGTCCGAAGGACGGATTATCGTTCTTTCGACACATGTAATTTCTGATGTTGAGGCTGTCGCGGATCAAATTGCGATTTTAACCGGGGGTAAGCTCGCGGTGTACTCTGATCCGGCTGCACTCTTAGTTAAGGTACAGGGGAAAGTATGGTCCGTCCTAGTCTCGAATGAGAACTACCAGAAAGAACATGCTGGATGGCTGATTAGTGCTGCGATCCGTCAGGAGGAGGGGGTCCTAGTCCGTATGATCTCGGAGTCACGGCCTTTTGTGCATGCGGTGGATGTGCCTCCAAGCCTTGAAGAAGCCTATCTGTATGTCAGGGCCATGCAGGAGGAAAGTATTACATGA
- a CDS encoding HAMP domain-containing sensor histidine kinase yields the protein MKANLHLIFRLIAYLMISLLLLALITSAVLAIVTELVIPQEGSGQDLIVLLSVPCIVFCFMVIVGWRLGKPLYYMIRRIDLLAGGIYVDPEGDKKIHSGAMGKLKRPYRLFKELILQLNTLSCVLENSKQERTRLEELRKEWVAGISHDLKTPLTYIKGYSSMMLSPEYEWTKEEEMKFLMEIEQKANHMQELISDLNLSFRLDDQQTPLQQEVTDLVEYVRRIVSDITNDPRAERYNLTLETVEGYIELKLDQRLLGRALRNLILNAILHNPQGTNITVYIMQQDQQLSVVIADDGVGMTGESIQRLFDKYYRGTSTDVLSEGTGLGMAIARQLVRAHGGDISVNSRLNEGTSICVTLPLLN from the coding sequence ATGAAAGCTAATTTGCATCTGATCTTTCGTCTGATCGCATATCTCATGATCAGTCTTCTTTTGCTTGCTCTGATTACAAGTGCTGTTCTGGCGATTGTAACAGAGTTGGTGATACCACAGGAGGGGAGTGGGCAAGATCTTATAGTGCTGCTCAGTGTGCCTTGCATCGTCTTCTGCTTCATGGTCATTGTCGGCTGGAGATTGGGGAAGCCACTATACTACATGATCCGCAGAATTGATCTTCTTGCAGGTGGAATATATGTTGATCCTGAGGGAGACAAGAAAATACACTCAGGTGCCATGGGGAAGTTGAAACGGCCATATCGTTTGTTCAAAGAGCTTATTCTCCAATTGAATACCTTATCGTGTGTGTTAGAGAACAGCAAGCAAGAGAGAACCCGCCTTGAAGAGTTGCGCAAAGAATGGGTCGCCGGAATCTCTCATGATCTAAAAACGCCGCTTACATACATAAAAGGTTATTCTTCTATGATGCTGTCTCCTGAGTACGAATGGACGAAGGAAGAGGAGATGAAGTTCCTTATGGAAATTGAACAAAAGGCGAATCACATGCAGGAGTTAATTAGCGATTTGAATCTATCCTTCCGACTTGATGATCAGCAGACTCCATTACAGCAAGAAGTTACAGATCTTGTCGAATACGTTCGGCGGATTGTATCAGATATAACTAATGACCCTCGTGCTGAACGTTATAATCTTACTCTTGAAACCGTGGAAGGTTATATTGAATTAAAGTTGGACCAGAGGCTATTAGGGCGGGCATTACGTAACTTAATCCTCAACGCCATTCTTCATAATCCTCAAGGTACCAATATTACGGTTTATATTATGCAGCAAGATCAGCAACTTAGCGTCGTTATAGCTGATGACGGTGTAGGAATGACCGGGGAGAGCATACAACGATTATTCGATAAATACTATCGAGGTACCTCCACAGATGTGTTGTCCGAAGGTACCGGCTTGGGTATGGCGATAGCCAGACAGTTAGTGCGGGCTCATGGAGGGGATATTAGCGTGAATAGCCGTCTTAATGAAGGGACTTCGATCTGTGTAACGCTGCCATTACTTAATTAG
- a CDS encoding response regulator transcription factor, which produces MRLDERILLVDDEKGILTMLELLLYKEGFEDISTATTGQEAMKWVESVPFDLIVLDVMLLDTDGFQLCQQIRMHTVAPILFLTARSGDYDKLMGLGVGGDDYITKPFNPMEIVARIRAQLRRKNLYSTTAVPKSQYLDFGVFAVDKRAAQLTVRGVNTPCPAKEYELLVFLCEHPNQVFTALQLYEQIWGKSMTGDEKTVVIHISRLRKRLESDPSDPKHIVNLRGIGYKFVPIRRIEVHES; this is translated from the coding sequence ATGAGGTTGGATGAGCGGATTTTGCTTGTGGACGATGAAAAAGGTATTTTAACCATGTTAGAACTGCTGCTATACAAGGAGGGATTTGAGGATATTTCAACAGCAACTACAGGACAAGAAGCTATGAAATGGGTGGAATCTGTACCCTTTGATCTAATTGTGCTGGATGTAATGCTTCTGGATACTGACGGATTTCAATTGTGCCAACAGATACGCATGCACACAGTGGCACCTATCCTATTTCTGACTGCGCGTTCAGGTGATTATGATAAATTAATGGGGCTTGGAGTCGGAGGAGATGACTACATTACGAAGCCATTCAACCCCATGGAGATTGTGGCGAGAATTCGAGCACAATTGCGCCGGAAGAATCTCTATAGTACAACAGCAGTGCCAAAATCACAGTATTTAGATTTCGGCGTTTTTGCTGTAGATAAAAGAGCTGCCCAATTGACTGTTCGTGGAGTGAACACTCCTTGTCCTGCGAAAGAGTATGAACTGCTGGTTTTTCTCTGCGAGCATCCGAACCAGGTGTTCACCGCTTTGCAACTGTACGAACAGATTTGGGGAAAATCTATGACAGGAGATGAGAAGACCGTAGTCATTCATATTTCCAGACTTAGAAAGAGACTTGAATCTGACCCCTCTGATCCAAAACATATAGTTAATTTGCGTGGAATTGGCTATAAATTTGTTCCGATCCGGAGGATAGAAGTCCATGAAAGCTAA
- a CDS encoding DsrE/DsrF/DrsH-like family protein — translation MGKKLNLLMFSGEYDKAMAGLILANAARDIEVEVTMFFSFWGLFLVRDPETMTLEDKSIYEKLMDVITPKGPEQLPLSRMNFSGLGKLMLEEMMEDQGAPKLIHFLKGARKKNIKFYACKLSVEIMGFKPEELLPEVEIIDAAAYLKDALESDIQLFI, via the coding sequence ATGGGCAAAAAACTGAATCTGCTAATGTTCAGCGGAGAGTATGACAAGGCAATGGCCGGGCTGATTCTGGCGAATGCAGCCAGGGATATTGAGGTGGAGGTTACGATGTTCTTCTCGTTCTGGGGGCTGTTTCTCGTCCGGGACCCGGAGACTATGACGCTAGAGGATAAAAGTATTTACGAGAAGCTGATGGATGTCATTACACCTAAGGGACCGGAGCAGCTGCCACTCTCGCGGATGAACTTCAGCGGGCTTGGCAAGCTGATGCTGGAGGAGATGATGGAGGATCAGGGGGCACCGAAGCTGATCCATTTCCTGAAGGGGGCGCGCAAAAAGAACATCAAGTTCTACGCCTGCAAGCTCTCGGTGGAGATCATGGGCTTCAAGCCGGAGGAGCTGCTGCCCGAGGTGGAGATTATCGATGCCGCCGCGTATCTGAAGGATGCGCTGGAGAGTGATATCCAGCTCTTTATCTGA